The sequence CCAATAAGCTAAACTCTCTAAAGTTAAATACTCCTGTTTTTCAGTATACACACATCTTTTCCTTGCAATTGATTCAATATATATTATATCGTCCTGTTCTATAATCACATTGTTTTTGGATTCCTTAATCACAATCTTCTTACTTTGTTTCTTATAGCACAGCTCAACTGCTTTCCGCAACCCTCTGCTTATTACATTCTTATCAAGCGGTTTATTAATATACCGAAACACACCTTCATCCATAGCATCATCTAGATAACCCATATAAGATGTAATAATGAAAACAACAATACCCTTATTATTTTTTCTTAAAATTTTGCTGGCTTCTATACCATTAATGCCCTCCATCTCAACATCAAGAAAAGCTATATCTATAATGTCAGATTCTCTGGCGGCTGCTTCTCCACTAAAATATTCATATATCTTATAATCAGCAATTTTTCTGTCTCTGAAAAAATCCTGCACATATTCCTTCATCCGCTCAACACAGATTTTATCATCATCACATATTAATATATTCATAAGCTTCTCCTCGTAATTTACGACTTAGGAATATTATACATTATTTTCTTTTGTGCATCCATAGTGCAGATACCAATATACTGACATTCATTACAACATAAGAAATAACAATCCATTTCGCATAATGAATAAAAATATACTGGCGGATATTCAGATTAATGAGTAAATTTTTAAATATATTAATTTTATAGATTCCTTTTCCAATTTTCTCATATATAAAAGAAAGACTTAAAACTGGTGCATTAATATATGGCATTCCATATAAACTCTTAATTATCATAAATTGTATAATGCATGTGATAAGCGTAAAACATCCTGTAAATATAACCATTGCCAGATATTTTCTCAACCACCTTTTCTTTCTTCCATATGCAGATGAATTCAAAATATACTCCATACCAGTTTTTTGTTCCAGCATAATATTTTCAACTGTAATTATCACTACAACAATAATAGATACTATAAATATTATGAATTCCCTTAACCTTGCACTCTCACCTATAAGCTGCTCATAATTTCTGTCAGATATAATCCATGCTTTCCTGCCGTACACACTATATATATTATCAGCATTTGCCAATTTCTGACTATACTCCAAGCATGCCGCTGCCTCTTTCAATACATATTGATATTCCCCATACGCATGCATATATTCAGATTCCCACTCAGGATATGTTTCCTTCATACTCTCCTGTGCTTTCAACTCATCAAGCTTATTTTTCATTTCCCTGACAGCTTCCTGCTTTTCTTCAACATAGCTGCGTATATAACTGCTATCATATCCTCCATGTTCAATATACATTTTGTCCATTACTATCTGTGCGTCATTATAATGCATGACATTATTTCTTGAAAAATAACATGTAACAAATATAACCGTAACAATAAGCCACAATCCATATCCTGAAAATATCAGTTTATGCAATTCTTTACAGATCTGTGGCATTTTCTTAAGAACATGCTGATACGCTTCATTAATTTTTCCTGTTATCTTATCAATAATTGTTCGTTTTCCATACGGCTTCATGATTATGCATCTGTAATATGCCATACACATTAATAAAACCGTCGTAATAGTAGTTACAAACAATGTTACCGAAGCTGCTGAAAACACATAATATCTGAACCCCCAATTTATATAAGTTCTTATCATGTCATTAATCTGCAGCAGATTAATAATATTTATAAAATGAAACACATTATATCTGCTTTGAATCGAAATATTTCTATATAGAATAATCTCTACTCCTATAAACAATCCCAGACATAATAACGCATTATTTCTCTGTCTGAATGCCACAAATACAGACCAGATTATAAGTCCAAGCATGATAATCACAATACTCGATATAATTATCAAAATAATAACATACTCAATCTTACTTACCGGATATGTAAATTTACTGAATTGTTTAATATTCTGAATAGCATTTCCAATATCTCCTGCCCCACCATATATTAACAATGCAAGTATAAATGTTGTAACTGCCATAGATACTACCGATATGAATCCGCCAATTATAATTGCAAATATACTGGAAACTGCTATATATTCCCTGCCTTTTGCAGTACTGCAGTTAATAGCCCACATTCCGTTATCTCTGTATCTGAACAATTCATATATTATGCCAAGCATGAATACAAATGCTATATAAAATGAGTAATGATATTCTGTAAATGCACTAACAGCCCGGCTCTCATCAACCGAAACATTTACATTACTTATTCTTTCAAAATCCTCTGATGTTTTTATTATGTTACTGTATGCAAATGTACCCTCCTCCGCAAAAATAGAAAATTTCTGTAACTCCTCTGCTTTATTTATTATAGCAGTGACATATCCATTATAACCTGATATATATTCCTCCTGACTTTTTAATGTCCTTTCAGATATATCATTTTTACTCAACGGAATATTTTTATAGGCAAATAAACATAAATTAACCAATATACATAATATTAATAACAACCATCTTTTATAAGAAAATACCCTCTTTAATTCTGCCATATAGCTTCCTCATTTACATCCTATTTTTTGAAAGGATTAAATAAAAATATAGTATCATCATATACACTTTCCCATTGAGCGGCATGCTCTATATCCTTTTTATCTATGTAAAGATATCCGCTAAAGTATTCAGCGCGTTCATCTTTTTTCGGTACACTTCCCCATGCAAACATGCATCTTTCATCACCATAATATATATTATTTATTGTATCATCACATTCTATCTCATTGATTTTATTTCCATCCGAATCAATAATAATAATTCTGTATTCTCTTTTTTCTACTGTTCTTGTCATATTTTGAAATGTTATATTATCCATGTATATATGCTTCCCATCATATGACATACTGCAACGATCATATAAAGAATCCGATTTCATCACAAGCTTCATAACCTGTTCTTTAGCATCAGCATAATAAAGCCCTTCACCTACAACATAATAAGCAAATATATTCTTTTCCGGTATAAAACAATAATCTGATATGTCATCCTCGGCTACTAGTTTTATCTCTTTAGTGTTATAATCATATGAATATAATGCTTTTGTTTTAGATCTCATAGATCTCTTTTCAAGCTGTTCCTGTACCGCAAAGTATAATTTATCCCCATAGCTTTTCACTAACCCAATTGATATATTATTGCCTGTAACCTCATATATGTTTTCTGAACTTCCATCCTTTAATGACATTTTCTTAATTGCTTCAGTGAATTCTCCTTCCATGCCATAATGAGCACATAGATAATAAGCATATACATAATCCCCATGAAATACTAAATGTGTTGAAGAATCCTGATCACTAGGAAATATTTCTCCAATATTTTCTACATTATTTCCTGACTTATCCATCCTTGTAAGCACAGACATACCATTCTGTATCTGCATATAATATAAATATCCTTCATGATAATATATATTAGATACTACATAGCTCTGTTTCATCATATTGGCATTACATGTGCTGTTATCATGTGCACAGTCCGGCTTACCACACACTGGTACTACCTCTTTTGTCGCATAATCAAAATACATAAGATAAGTCATGTCAGGTGTTATAAAATAATAACCATCCTCCGCAGCTGTAAAATCATGTAAAAAATTCGCTTTCCAGTAGCTCTGGGAATCGTCCAACTCATATCCGCTTCCTAAAGAACCATAATCAGGCTGTGCTGAATGCTTTGATACCTTATGTGTTCCGAAATACACAGCAATTACTGCCAATATAGCTAATAGTATTCCTGCCGGTATTATTAATTTCTTTGCAACTCTATTCATAAAACCTCCTATTTTAATTTCACTCTGAACATTGTTTCATCATTTAAGCATGTGCTGGATCCAGACTTGAATATAAAATAATCTGTTTTTTCGCTCCCATCCTTATATATAACCTTTTCCTCTATAACCACGGATTCTAGTTCTTCTAATAATGCAGTTATTTGTGCATTGGGTTCTGTATAATATTCACTTCCAAACTTAAATTTAAGCGGTACATTACAATATATATACATTTTCACATTTCTCTGTTTTTCAGGATTAATTTCAACCCATCTGCTTGTATACCGCAGCTTATTTCTTTTTTCACTTTCCAAAAAGGTGTAACTTCTTGTATCGGCAATTGTAACAGCAGCATTCGCTGCTCTTAAATATATCTTTTCTGCATTCTCTTCATTATATATATCCGTCAGACTGAAAATATACGCTATTGTTCTTCTCATACGATCTGCGTCATTCTCTTTATCATACGACCAATGTGAAAACACATCCGTCATATATACTTCTTTTGATTCTTCGTCTATCTCAACTTTAGGATATCTTACTTCTATTTCTGGATATATTTCTCTTATATAGTTTTCCCCATCAACCTTAGTTTTCTTTATTACTGGATATTCTTTTTTACTAAACACACATATCAATGTAATTATTGCGGTCGCTATACATATAAATATAGCTACAGCAAGTATAAAAATCTTTTTCTTTTTCATAATATCCCCTTTACATTACTCAAATAGCAAAGCTTTATTATAAATAATAAAGCTTTGCTATCTTAAAAAATTATCTATAAACTACATAATCTTCTCTTACAGCATCATCCATAGCATCAATTAATACATATCCTGCATTTTTTCCTATACTAACATTAGAATATCTATATCCTGATGCATATGTTGTCTGTGCTTCTCCTCCACTGTACCATAATTTGGTCATATCATCATCATAAGTTCCATATCCCAAAACAGTTAAATCCGCCGTTTCACTAGTTGAAACATATGCTCCAAATGCATCATAGATTCCATTATCTCTATTAGGATCTATATATGCACCACCACTATAATGACACGAACCTGCATAGCCATCGAAATCATGTGAACTAGCGAATGCAATTATACTATTAGCCACTACCAATACACTTACAATTCCTGCAACAACCAATCTTTTAATGCTTTTCTTAACCATAATTTAACCTCCATTGTACATTTACCTTTTGTTACATTATTAAATTATTCATTCTCCTTTCTTATAATTCGTCAGGCAACCTTCTCAGCATTATTCCTATGTATCACATTCAGTTTCCTTGTAATAAACTATATCATTAGACTAAAAAAATTCAATGCACTATGTCTCAAATGTCGTTTTTTATGTCTCAACTGTATATTTTATGACATTTAATATCAAATTATTTTACTAAATTGATTACATTCTAATCACTTTATAGCATTCCCATAAACAAAAAAGAACTCCTTCACACCAGCTCAATCAAGGTGTAACGGAGTTCCCATTCTGTATATATTAATTCTAAGAAGCCTGCTCAAACTGCGAATTATAAAGGTCAGCATAGAAACCGTTCTTGGCGAGAAGCTCATCATGAGTTCCCTGCTCAACGATATCACCATCCTTCATAACAAGTATCACGTCAGCATCTTTGATGGTTGAAAGTCTGTGTGCAATAATAAAGCTTGTTCTACCCTTCATCAGATTATCCATAGCCTTCTGGATTCGCTCCTCTGTTCTTGTATCAACAGAAGATGTTGCTTCATCAAGAATAAGGATTGGATTATCTGCAAGGATTGCTCTTGCAATTGTAAGAAGCTGCTTCTGTCCCTGTGAGACATTGCTTGCGTCCTCGTTAAGCTCACAATCATAACCGCCCGGAAGAGTCTCAATAAAGTGATGGGCGTTAGCAGCCTTGGCTGCTGCAATAACTTCCTCATCAGTTGCATCAAGCTTTCCGTATCTGATATTCTCCATAATTGTACCCTTATAGAGCCATGTATCCTGAAGAACCATTCCAAATGCGTCTCTTAATTCTCTTCTGTTGAAATCCTTAACATTATGTCCATCAACAAGAATAGCTCCATCATTAACATCATAGAATCTCATAAGCAGTTTAACAATAGTGGTCTTACCTGCACCTGTCGGTCCAACGATAGCAACCTTCTGTCCAGGCTTAACATTTACACTGAAATTCTTGATGATAGTCTGGTTCTCATTGTATCCGAATCTTACATGCTCGAAATCAACCTCGCCCTTAATTCCTTCTGTAGAAACAGGATTCTTAACAGTCTGGTCTTCCTCTTCTTCATCAAGAAATTCAAATACTCTCTCAGAAGCTGCTACCATAGACTGTACCTGATTGATAACCTGAGCAATCTGCTGGATTGGCTGTGTGAAATTCTTTACATACTGGATAAATGCCTGAATATCACCGATTGTTATAACATTTTTAATAGCAAGAAGACCGCCGGTTAATGCAACACATGCGTAACCTAAGTTACCTACAAACATCATGATTGGATGCATCATTCCTGAAAGGAACTGTGACTTCCATGCTGAACCATAAAGGACATCATTAGTCTTGTTAAATGAATCAACCATATCCTTTTCTTTGTTAAATGATTTAACAATCATATGTCCGCCATAAGTTTCCTCAATCTGTCCGTTAATATGTCCAAGATACTCCTGCTGTGTTTTGAAATATCCCTGTGACTTCTTAACAACGAAAGAAACAAGTCCGACTGATATTGGCAGGATTATAACCGCTATAAG is a genomic window of [Eubacterium] eligens ATCC 27750 containing:
- a CDS encoding LytR/AlgR family response regulator transcription factor, with protein sequence MNILICDDDKICVERMKEYVQDFFRDRKIADYKIYEYFSGEAAARESDIIDIAFLDVEMEGINGIEASKILRKNNKGIVVFIITSYMGYLDDAMDEGVFRYINKPLDKNVISRGLRKAVELCYKKQSKKIVIKESKNNVIIEQDDIIYIESIARKRCVYTEKQEYLTLESLAYWKKLLDDDMFFLVNKSIIVNIKKVEQFSNNNIRLKGIEQEIPLSRDRKSEFKQKLLLYLAGQE
- a CDS encoding ABC transporter ATP-binding protein, which translates into the protein MEDNKNIKMPPKRRMGPPGRGMAPVEKAKDFKGSIGKLIRYIGSYKIAIIFVAVMAVCSTVFSVVGPKVLGKATTALSEGLVKKIGGTGGIDFGKIGTILIFVLCLYAASAVFNFVQGWIMTGITQKVCYRLRKEISEKINRMPMKYFESRTYGEVLSRITNDVDTLGMGLNQSITTIITSLTTMIGVLVMMLSISPLMTLIAVIILPISVGLVSFVVKKSQGYFKTQQEYLGHINGQIEETYGGHMIVKSFNKEKDMVDSFNKTNDVLYGSAWKSQFLSGMMHPIMMFVGNLGYACVALTGGLLAIKNVITIGDIQAFIQYVKNFTQPIQQIAQVINQVQSMVAASERVFEFLDEEEEDQTVKNPVSTEGIKGEVDFEHVRFGYNENQTIIKNFSVNVKPGQKVAIVGPTGAGKTTIVKLLMRFYDVNDGAILVDGHNVKDFNRRELRDAFGMVLQDTWLYKGTIMENIRYGKLDATDEEVIAAAKAANAHHFIETLPGGYDCELNEDASNVSQGQKQLLTIARAILADNPILILDEATSSVDTRTEERIQKAMDNLMKGRTSFIIAHRLSTIKDADVILVMKDGDIVEQGTHDELLAKNGFYADLYNSQFEQAS